CATCCGTACATAGTTACATTTCCATTTTTCTTTAACCTTTGTAGATCATCTACGTTTGTTCCATGTGCATCATCTAGAATGGCCTGCTTGACATTCCAGTAACATTAGGCGCTCATTTTATCATTGTAAATTGAACTTGTTTCTAACATGCATTCAACAGAATTTTAACATGTTATTCAGCATAAGACCATGTCATTTACTGTTATTCTATGATGGTAATTCTCAACTCTTAAGTGAATACAAATTAGATAACCTACAAAAATGATGCCAAGGCCTGAAACTGAAAAAGATGCAAtaggctacatgaaccaaaataCACAAACGCATGAGATTGTCTGCAAAAAAGGCTATATCTAAGAATTTTTTTACTGCATAAATTTATCAGCTTAATGATCACAAAAAATTTTGATGGCATGTGTAATCCAGTTGAAACTAGCAGTGGCAATAAATTCAGTAGATGACAATGTACTCCAGAAAGCAGACTTCCGGATTAGGACTATGAGACATGGGAGAGAGGAGTTGGCAACATGGAGGCCGCAAATTCATCAACGTGAACTCTACTTTGAAAGCACAAGCTAATATGTAGAACTTCATTAAAGTTTTCTCACTTTGAAAAACTTGCATCTAATCCAATGCTAAATTCTCAGTACTGGAACATATTTTACACAAGCTCTTAGGTATCATGAAAGTTGTAAACATTTCATAATACTTTGAAGTTAAACATGATATCTACATCATGTAAGCTCAATTAACAGAGTTTTGAGGTTTCTGCCTAACAATAGCATGATTAGCATAATGGAAGGTCCAATGTATTTCATGTGTTACCTTTGAGCATCAAGTTGCCTCTATCATCAGCAGCTCCTTCGAGTGCCtatgaaaagaagaaaaagctTCTTTAATCTTTAAGAATATTAACATTTCTGCTtataaacacaaacacgaaaCGCAATGCTTCTGTAAAACTCTAGTTTGCATAGATGctctagagaaaaaaaaagctCCAATCAATGACAGAACTGTGTGAGGCCATATTTTGGAATAAAGAGACACCCATTAAGTTTTATTCCTTGCAATTCTCTTGAGTTACGTATCAGTATAGTAGCATCAATCACAGGCTTCATTTACTTAAAAAGATAGCACGATTCACAGTAAAATTGAAAAGCCATTTGTAAACCTGATCACACACCACAATAAAATCTCACTTTCTCACTTCTCTTTTGTGTCCACAACAAAGGTTgcaaacaaaaaccaaaactCAAATAAGAAAAACTCTCTCTACCTCCAAGAACgtaaaaactaaaatatatcaacaaaAAGGCGATGGACATTGTAAATCGATTAGTGGAACAAAAACCTTTGGTAATCTTCGCCAAGAGTTGTTGTTGCATAAGCCACACAGTGATGCAACTCATAAGCAGTTATGGAGCAAATGCAACTGTCTACCAGCTCGATGAAATCTCTAAGGGAAAAGAAGTTGAAGGTGCACTCCAAAAGCTGGGGCTTAGGCCAGGTGTCCCTGCTGTTTTCTTAGGCCAAAAGTTAGTAGGAGGAGCTAAAGAGATTATTAGCTGGCAGGTGCAAGGAAGACTTGTGCCAGCCTTAAAGGAAGCAGGGGCATTATGGGTgtagaataaaaatgaaatgcATCTaggaagaaaataataaagccataatttaaaatttattaccaAGAGTATTAGTTTCTTCTTGTTGAATACCTTCCAAACTTTGTATTAGCTTCAGTTTGAAGCTATGGAATTTACCCTATTTACATACAGCTCCTAGTATTATCAGTAGTATAATATTGTATTTCCTTTAATTGGATGTTACAATATTGTaagataattattttttcttctctgctaaataaaaattgtttttgttatatCTATTGTTCAAGAAACTTTCTGATGGACAAGATGTCTAAACTTCTTATATACTTTACTATAGAATTCGTTCCACAAAAAACACTTAGCACGTCAAATAAAAACAGCACATGATTGATCATGATGCAGGAAGCACAATTAGGTTTAGGTTTCTACCAGAGGACAGCAtcttatttcttgtttttaatattggaaaaataaaatgttaaaaggAATATGATCCATGAACTTTCATATACTTCTTCCAATTCTTATGCAAAACCGTTCGAGATTTCATCGTAACAATGTCTAATAAGATTTCGTTCGTTACCTTCTGTACTCATACTTCTTTAAAAAGATTTAGACAAGCCCGTACCTTTAATACATCAATACTTATGTGACACCGCTATGTACGATGGGAGTCATGAGTCTTGACGCATTAACAATTGTCTTTAAGACTTCAATTAATATTAAAAGATGCTTA
The sequence above is drawn from the Amaranthus tricolor cultivar Red isolate AtriRed21 chromosome 5, ASM2621246v1, whole genome shotgun sequence genome and encodes:
- the LOC130812680 gene encoding monothiol glutaredoxin-S1-like; protein product: MDIVNRLVEQKPLVIFAKSCCCISHTVMQLISSYGANATVYQLDEISKGKEVEGALQKLGLRPGVPAVFLGQKLVGGAKEIISWQVQGRLVPALKEAGALWV